One part of the Leucobacter triazinivorans genome encodes these proteins:
- a CDS encoding substrate-binding domain-containing protein encodes MKRSLRITAGLVGAASLILLAGCTTDPSVEAPPEQETTEETEGSGEWFDQALFDKQFDERSVVPEGPADEPYLQTINAEMRDTSEYASEGAKKLCFANASISNPWRQTGWITMNEQLQVLQDSGAFSSMETRDAKDSDDTQIADIDYFIAEGDCDGFIISPNSTAAMTPAVERACETGKPVVVFDRGVQTDCAVTFIHPIGGFAWGIDTAEFLIDNLNEGDKVVALRILPGVDVLEQRWAAADKLFGEAGIEAVDYFTGADPAEIKKIISDELAKGDVQGIWMDAGDGAVAAIEAFEDAGVDYPVMTGEDELSFLRKWKETGLTGLAPVYSNFQWRTPLLAMEKIFAGEEVPQEWVLPQSPITAEELDEYLALNDGMPDGHYAKFGGENLPGYPQVWQDRVIP; translated from the coding sequence ATGAAACGATCGTTGAGGATCACCGCGGGGCTGGTGGGCGCCGCATCGCTGATCCTGCTTGCGGGGTGCACGACCGACCCGTCGGTGGAGGCGCCGCCCGAGCAGGAGACGACCGAGGAGACCGAGGGGTCGGGCGAGTGGTTCGATCAGGCGCTCTTCGACAAGCAGTTCGACGAGCGATCGGTGGTGCCCGAGGGCCCCGCCGACGAGCCCTATCTGCAGACCATCAACGCCGAGATGCGCGACACCTCGGAGTACGCCTCCGAGGGCGCGAAGAAGCTCTGCTTCGCCAACGCGTCGATCTCGAACCCGTGGCGTCAGACGGGCTGGATCACCATGAACGAGCAGTTGCAGGTGCTGCAGGATTCGGGCGCCTTCTCCTCGATGGAGACCCGCGATGCGAAGGACAGCGATGACACGCAGATCGCGGACATCGACTACTTCATCGCCGAGGGCGACTGCGACGGGTTCATCATCTCCCCCAACTCGACCGCGGCGATGACGCCGGCGGTGGAGCGCGCCTGCGAGACCGGGAAGCCGGTCGTGGTCTTCGACCGCGGCGTGCAGACCGACTGCGCCGTGACGTTCATCCACCCGATCGGCGGCTTCGCCTGGGGCATCGACACGGCGGAGTTCCTGATCGACAACCTGAATGAGGGCGACAAGGTGGTGGCGCTGCGCATTCTGCCCGGCGTCGACGTGCTCGAGCAGCGCTGGGCCGCTGCCGACAAGCTGTTCGGCGAGGCCGGCATCGAGGCGGTCGACTACTTCACCGGCGCGGATCCCGCGGAGATCAAGAAGATCATCTCGGACGAGCTGGCGAAGGGCGACGTGCAGGGCATCTGGATGGACGCGGGCGACGGCGCCGTGGCGGCGATCGAGGCGTTCGAGGACGCGGGTGTGGACTACCCGGTGATGACCGGTGAGGACGAGCTGAGCTTCTTGCGCAAGTGGAAGGAGACCGGGCTCACGGGTCTCGCTCCCGTCTACTCGAACTTCCAGTGGCGCACGCCGCTGCTCGCGATGGAGAAGATCTTCGCCGGCGAGGAGGTGCCGCAGGAATGGGTGCTGCCGCAGAGCCCCATCACTGCGGAGGAGCTCGACGAGTACCTGGCGCTGAACGACGGCATGCCCGACGGCCACTACGCGAAGTTCGGCGGCGAGAATCTGCCGGGCTACCCGCAGGTCTGGCAGGATCGGGTCATCCCGTAG
- a CDS encoding sugar phosphate isomerase/epimerase family protein translates to MQRQLGVNTWVWASPLDDASLHEIAHRARGIGYELLELPVESPGGWSPALAAERLGELGMGARVVGAMGAGRDLLDEALRAATQDYLRHCVDVAVALGSPTVAGPFTARTGRVWRMDAAERTAAVATLRRALRPVAEYAAERGVTLAIEPLNRYETSLINTVDQALDALGPLLGAGVGIALDAYHLNIEERSPAAAIRAAGPHVAVVQVCGNDRGPAGPDHTDWEGFLDALDAVGYTGPLTLESFTGDNDTIATAASIWRPLAESQDALARITFDFLTDAQQRRSRRS, encoded by the coding sequence ATGCAGCGACAGCTCGGAGTGAACACCTGGGTCTGGGCCTCGCCGCTCGACGACGCGTCTCTGCACGAGATCGCGCATCGGGCGCGCGGCATCGGCTACGAGCTGCTCGAGCTGCCCGTGGAGTCCCCGGGGGGCTGGTCCCCGGCGCTCGCCGCCGAGCGGCTCGGCGAGCTCGGCATGGGCGCACGCGTCGTCGGCGCTATGGGCGCGGGGCGGGACCTGCTCGACGAGGCGCTGCGCGCGGCCACGCAGGACTACCTGCGCCACTGCGTCGACGTCGCCGTGGCCCTCGGATCGCCGACGGTCGCCGGGCCTTTCACCGCGCGCACGGGACGCGTCTGGCGCATGGACGCCGCCGAACGCACGGCGGCGGTCGCAACGCTGCGCCGCGCGCTGCGGCCGGTCGCCGAGTACGCCGCGGAACGGGGCGTGACGCTCGCGATCGAGCCGCTCAACCGCTACGAGACGAGTCTCATCAATACGGTCGACCAGGCGCTCGACGCCCTCGGGCCGCTGCTCGGCGCGGGGGTCGGGATCGCGCTCGACGCCTACCACCTGAACATCGAGGAGCGCTCGCCCGCGGCCGCCATCCGTGCGGCCGGGCCGCACGTGGCCGTGGTGCAGGTCTGCGGCAACGACCGCGGACCTGCGGGGCCCGACCACACCGACTGGGAGGGCTTCCTCGATGCGCTCGACGCCGTGGGCTACACCGGGCCGCTCACGCTCGAGAGCTTCACGGGCGACAACGACACGATCGCCACGGCGGCCTCCATCTGGCGGCCGCTCGCCGAGAGCCAGGACGCACTCGCCCGCATCACGTTCGATTTTCTCACCGATGCTCAGCAGCGAAGGAGCCGCAGATCATGA
- a CDS encoding sugar phosphate isomerase/epimerase family protein produces MTHDVSHPVTLFTGQWADLPLEEVARLAAEWGYDGLEIAASGDHLDLARADADDAYLRSRLEILDRHGLRVWAISNHLAGQAVCDDPIDFRHRAIVRPYIWGDGDPEGVRQRAAEDMQRAARVARKLGAEVVTGFTGSKIWPYVAMFPPVPAEVIDDGYEDFARRWNPILDVFDAEGVRYAHEVHPSEIAYDYWTTVRALEAVDHRHAFGLNWDPSHIVWQGVDPVGFIVDFADRICHVDCKDTRLRPQTGRAGILGSHLPWGDPRRGWDFVSTGHGDIHWEDAFRALGSIGYAGPISIEWEDAGMDRLHGAAEAVTRIRSLLWKRPDASFDAAFSQQEPGAPRSSAAEPAPGNSQTPRT; encoded by the coding sequence ATGACGCACGACGTCTCGCACCCCGTCACCCTGTTCACCGGGCAGTGGGCCGACCTGCCCCTCGAGGAGGTGGCGAGGCTCGCCGCCGAGTGGGGCTATGACGGCCTCGAGATCGCCGCGTCGGGCGATCACCTCGATCTGGCCCGGGCCGACGCGGACGACGCCTATCTGCGCTCGCGCCTCGAGATCCTCGATCGCCACGGTCTGCGGGTGTGGGCCATCTCCAACCATCTCGCCGGGCAGGCGGTCTGCGACGATCCCATCGACTTCAGGCATCGCGCCATCGTGCGTCCCTACATCTGGGGCGACGGCGATCCCGAGGGCGTGCGTCAGCGCGCGGCCGAGGACATGCAGCGCGCGGCGCGGGTGGCCCGCAAGCTCGGCGCCGAGGTCGTCACCGGCTTCACCGGGTCGAAGATCTGGCCTTACGTGGCGATGTTCCCGCCGGTGCCCGCCGAGGTGATCGACGACGGATACGAGGATTTCGCGCGGCGGTGGAACCCGATCCTCGACGTGTTCGACGCCGAGGGCGTGCGGTACGCGCACGAGGTGCACCCGTCCGAGATCGCCTACGACTACTGGACGACGGTGCGCGCCCTCGAGGCCGTCGACCACCGGCACGCGTTCGGTCTCAACTGGGATCCCAGCCACATCGTCTGGCAGGGCGTCGATCCCGTCGGATTCATCGTCGACTTCGCCGATCGCATCTGCCACGTCGACTGCAAGGACACGCGCCTGCGCCCGCAGACGGGTCGCGCCGGGATCCTCGGATCGCATCTGCCGTGGGGAGACCCCCGGCGGGGGTGGGACTTCGTCTCCACCGGGCACGGCGACATCCACTGGGAGGACGCGTTCCGGGCCCTCGGCTCCATCGGGTACGCGGGGCCGATATCGATCGAGTGGGAGGACGCCGGGATGGATCGGCTGCACGGCGCGGCCGAGGCGGTGACGAGGATCCGTTCGCTGCTCTGGAAGCGCCCCGACGCGTCGTTCGACGCGGCCTTCTCCCAGCAGGAGCCGGGCGCCCCCCGGTCGAGCGCCGCGGAGCCGGCGCCCGGCAACTCTCAGACACCCCGAACGTAG
- a CDS encoding histidine phosphatase family protein, giving the protein MSDKLLHLVRHGEVHNPDRVLYGRLPGFRLSELGHRMAEAAALELAGSDRIVARLIASPLERTRQSARPIASALGLEVAVDERIVEPENAFEGMVNVGPDSAFRQPRYWYRFLNPFRPSWGEPYRRVASRVREAMDEAWEATRDGDIVMVSHQAPIWIAHLDVAGKPLFHNPAARRCELSSITSFEKRGERWFEVDYRTPAAGLLDDAVDVGAV; this is encoded by the coding sequence GTGAGCGACAAACTGCTGCATCTGGTGCGCCACGGCGAGGTGCACAACCCCGACCGTGTGCTGTACGGCCGCCTGCCGGGGTTCCGGCTCTCCGAGCTCGGTCACCGCATGGCCGAGGCGGCGGCGCTCGAGCTTGCCGGCAGCGACCGCATCGTCGCCCGCCTCATCGCCTCGCCGCTCGAGCGCACGCGGCAGTCGGCCCGTCCCATCGCGAGTGCGCTGGGCCTCGAGGTCGCGGTCGACGAGCGCATCGTGGAACCGGAGAATGCGTTCGAGGGCATGGTCAACGTCGGCCCCGACTCGGCATTCCGCCAGCCGCGCTACTGGTACCGGTTCCTGAACCCGTTCCGCCCCAGCTGGGGCGAGCCGTACCGCCGGGTGGCGTCGCGCGTGCGCGAGGCGATGGACGAGGCCTGGGAGGCGACGCGCGACGGCGACATCGTGATGGTGTCGCATCAGGCGCCCATCTGGATCGCTCACCTCGACGTCGCGGGCAAGCCGCTGTTCCACAACCCTGCCGCGCGGCGCTGCGAACTCTCGAGCATCACGAGCTTCGAGAAGCGCGGAGAGCGCTGGTTCGAGGTCGACTACCGCACGCCCGCTGCCGGTCTGCTCGACGACGCCGTGGATGTGGGGGCGGTATGA
- a CDS encoding TlpA family protein disulfide reductase, producing MSARRVRAALALPFAALLLLAGCSSGDGDLAAEWNEASGKGYVSGDGSSLSIAPEQRTLPVEFSGETESGDDYGSDDTLGSVTVVNFWYAGCAPCRAEAPDLVEAFDEFSPQGVKFVGVNTRDQVAQARQFSERFDIEYPSIMDNAGGRAVQRAFAGQVPLNAVPTTLVLDAEGRVAHRVLGQLAGASQLRTLIGETLAEAGDGSSDPASDPAPADETTEQ from the coding sequence ATGAGCGCCCGTCGTGTTCGGGCCGCACTGGCCCTGCCGTTCGCCGCGCTGCTCCTGCTCGCCGGCTGCAGCTCCGGCGACGGCGATCTCGCGGCCGAGTGGAACGAAGCGAGCGGCAAAGGATACGTGTCCGGCGACGGATCCTCCCTGAGCATCGCTCCGGAGCAGCGCACGCTGCCCGTCGAGTTCTCGGGAGAGACCGAGAGCGGAGACGACTACGGTTCGGATGACACCCTCGGCAGCGTCACCGTGGTCAACTTCTGGTACGCCGGCTGCGCCCCGTGCCGAGCCGAGGCGCCGGACCTCGTGGAGGCATTCGACGAGTTCTCCCCGCAGGGCGTCAAGTTCGTGGGAGTCAACACGCGCGATCAGGTCGCGCAGGCGCGCCAGTTCTCCGAGCGCTTCGACATCGAGTACCCGTCGATCATGGACAACGCCGGGGGACGCGCGGTGCAGCGCGCGTTCGCCGGGCAGGTGCCGCTCAACGCGGTGCCGACCACGCTCGTGCTCGACGCCGAGGGGCGCGTGGCCCACCGGGTGCTCGGTCAGCTCGCCGGCGCATCGCAGCTGCGCACGCTGATCGGCGAGACCCTTGCCGAGGCGGGCGACGGGTCCTCGGATCCCGCGTCCGATCCCGCGCCCGCGGACGAGACGACCGAGCAGTAG
- a CDS encoding cytochrome c biogenesis CcdA family protein, with protein MDVQHLVADGQLLVASAIALAAGVISFLSPCVLPLVPGYLAYVSATADAPRSAARARGAAGGGADREAEPASAAVGGPPARGRLVLGSLLFVAGFTAVLVAFLAAAGTVGVWLLEWEQLITRVMGAVVILMGLVFIGGIGIMQRTTKLRVKPRTGLIGAPLLGVVFAIGWTPCLGPTLAAIMTLSVQQGSVGRSVVLALAYCLGLGLPFVLAAFGFGWMTQTMTFFKRHIRTVNLIGGALLILIGLLMVTGLWSQMMYALQAVIGGYVTPL; from the coding sequence GTGGACGTGCAGCACCTCGTCGCCGACGGGCAGTTGCTCGTCGCCTCGGCGATCGCGCTCGCGGCCGGAGTGATCTCCTTCCTGTCGCCGTGCGTGCTGCCGCTCGTGCCCGGCTACCTCGCATACGTGAGCGCGACCGCGGACGCCCCGCGGAGCGCCGCGAGGGCGCGCGGCGCCGCGGGCGGCGGTGCGGACCGAGAGGCGGAGCCGGCGAGCGCCGCCGTCGGCGGGCCGCCGGCGCGCGGGCGCCTCGTGCTCGGCTCGCTGCTGTTCGTCGCCGGGTTCACCGCCGTGCTCGTCGCCTTCCTCGCCGCGGCGGGCACCGTCGGCGTCTGGCTGCTGGAGTGGGAGCAGCTCATCACCCGGGTCATGGGTGCGGTGGTGATCCTCATGGGGCTCGTGTTCATCGGCGGGATCGGGATCATGCAGCGCACCACGAAGCTGCGCGTGAAGCCGCGCACCGGGCTCATCGGCGCCCCCCTGCTCGGGGTGGTCTTCGCGATCGGGTGGACTCCGTGCCTCGGCCCGACCCTCGCCGCCATCATGACGCTGAGCGTGCAGCAGGGATCGGTGGGCCGCTCCGTCGTGCTCGCGCTCGCCTACTGCCTCGGGCTCGGCCTGCCGTTCGTGCTCGCGGCCTTCGGCTTCGGGTGGATGACGCAGACCATGACCTTCTTCAAACGGCACATTCGCACCGTGAACCTGATCGGCGGCGCGCTGCTGATCCTCATCGGTCTCCTCATGGTGACCGGACTCTGGAGCCAGATGATGTACGCACTGCAGGCGGTGATCGGCGGATATGTCACGCCCCTCTGA
- the resB gene encoding cytochrome c biogenesis protein ResB → MSRPSDYDDGTGAGGALRAESPELGLRGWLRWFWRQLTSMRVALILLLLLAVAAIPGSLVPQRGADPNGVVQYEQDHPELFPILDAFPIQAFDVYGSVWFSAIYLLLFISLIGCVLPRIAHHWKAWRGRPPKTPVRLQRMAGFSELRLSNPDATPAEREAFAARAIDEAAAVLRRMRYRVEVQRATRRGVEEVSVSAERGYLRETGNLLFHVSLLGVLVSVGLGGVFTFNGQKVLIEGETMVNQLIDYDTATSGRSFDSSSLEPFSLRLDSLDVTYNTPDDGNVQAIGLVKDYTANMTLISPEGEESGHIIRVNHPLRVHGSPVYLIANGYAPRITIRNAEGTVVYSEAMPFIPQDNLNMTSLGVVKVPDGIVDASGEPVQIGLRGFFYPTKVDLDTGAYTSNYPDLENPVLTLDVFEGDLGIDQGIPQSVYALDTSGMEQLTGRAVDVDSIELRPGEQAELPNGFGTIEFESVPRYASFDVMQNPAQVWILVFAVLALGGLMWSLFVPRRRMWVKALPSEDGLVLQYAALARGDDPALERAVEELRDRHREQL, encoded by the coding sequence ATGTCACGCCCCTCTGATTACGACGACGGAACGGGCGCCGGCGGAGCGCTGCGCGCGGAATCGCCCGAGCTCGGGCTGCGGGGCTGGCTGCGGTGGTTCTGGCGGCAGCTCACCAGCATGCGAGTGGCCCTCATCCTGCTGCTGCTGCTCGCCGTCGCGGCGATCCCCGGCTCGCTCGTGCCGCAGCGCGGCGCCGACCCCAACGGCGTGGTGCAGTACGAGCAGGATCACCCGGAGCTGTTCCCGATCCTCGACGCGTTCCCCATCCAGGCGTTCGACGTCTACGGATCGGTGTGGTTCTCGGCGATCTACCTGCTGCTGTTCATCTCGCTCATCGGCTGCGTGCTGCCCCGGATCGCGCACCACTGGAAGGCCTGGCGGGGCCGGCCGCCCAAGACGCCCGTGCGGCTGCAGCGCATGGCCGGGTTCTCCGAGCTGCGCCTGTCGAATCCGGATGCGACGCCGGCCGAGCGCGAGGCGTTCGCCGCGCGCGCGATCGACGAGGCCGCAGCCGTCCTACGGCGGATGCGCTACCGCGTCGAGGTGCAGCGCGCCACCCGGCGGGGGGTCGAGGAGGTATCGGTGTCGGCGGAGCGCGGATATCTGCGCGAGACCGGCAATCTGCTGTTCCACGTCTCCCTCCTCGGGGTGCTCGTGAGCGTGGGCCTCGGCGGAGTCTTCACGTTCAACGGCCAGAAGGTGCTGATCGAGGGCGAGACGATGGTCAATCAGCTCATCGACTACGACACGGCCACCTCCGGCCGCTCCTTCGACAGCTCCAGCCTCGAGCCCTTCAGCCTGCGCCTCGACTCGCTCGACGTCACGTACAACACCCCGGACGACGGCAACGTGCAGGCCATCGGGCTGGTCAAGGACTACACGGCCAACATGACGCTCATCTCGCCCGAGGGCGAGGAGTCGGGGCACATCATCCGGGTGAACCATCCGCTGCGCGTGCACGGATCGCCGGTCTACCTCATCGCCAACGGCTACGCGCCGAGGATCACGATCCGCAACGCCGAGGGAACCGTCGTCTACAGCGAGGCGATGCCGTTCATCCCGCAGGACAATCTGAACATGACCTCGCTCGGCGTGGTGAAGGTGCCCGACGGGATCGTCGACGCGTCCGGCGAGCCGGTGCAGATCGGCCTGCGGGGCTTCTTCTATCCCACCAAGGTCGATCTCGATACTGGGGCGTACACGTCCAACTACCCCGACCTGGAGAACCCGGTGCTCACCCTCGACGTGTTCGAGGGCGACCTCGGCATCGACCAGGGCATTCCGCAGTCGGTGTACGCGCTCGACACGAGCGGCATGGAGCAGCTGACGGGGCGCGCGGTCGACGTCGACTCCATCGAGCTGCGTCCCGGCGAGCAGGCGGAGCTGCCCAACGGCTTCGGCACGATCGAGTTCGAATCGGTGCCGCGCTACGCCTCGTTCGACGTGATGCAGAATCCGGCTCAGGTCTGGATCCTGGTGTTCGCGGTGCTGGCGCTCGGCGGCCTCATGTGGTCGCTGTTCGTGCCGCGCCGCCGCATGTGGGTGAAGGCGCTGCCGTCGGAGGACGGCCTGGTGCTGCAGTACGCGGCGCTGGCGCGGGGCGACGATCCGGCGCTGGAGCGCGCCGTCGAAGAGCTGCGCGACCGCCACCGCGAGCAGCTCTAG
- a CDS encoding IS110 family transposase, with product MTIVAHQHPYVIGVDTHARTHTYAVLSPLGELLDIAQFPTTTAGMQRAISWGARRTGGDLDTLWVIEGTASYGARLVMLVASTGYEVVEAPVTPGRVRAGKGKSDPFDARQIAAAALPLQEIELRRPRAGHGYRLALRVLLTARDDLTHEHTQKMNALTALLRVHDLGIDARRPLTRTQVAQIAKWRCRSEEIALQIARAEAVRLAKRLSELALEIRSNQDQIHTLLQATPASELLEITGIGPIGAAVIYTAWSHQGRVRSEASFAALAGVSPVPASSGNTVRHRLNRGGDRRVNRALHLAAVTRARCDEETKAYIAKRTAQGRTPKEIRRCLKRYLARRVYKILNAATTPPTPN from the coding sequence ATGACTATTGTCGCGCATCAGCATCCGTATGTGATTGGGGTCGATACCCACGCCCGTACGCACACCTACGCGGTCCTGTCCCCGCTCGGGGAACTCCTGGACATCGCCCAGTTCCCGACGACGACCGCGGGGATGCAACGAGCAATCTCGTGGGGTGCGCGCCGCACTGGTGGTGATCTCGACACGCTCTGGGTGATCGAAGGCACCGCTTCCTATGGCGCACGATTGGTGATGCTCGTCGCGAGCACCGGATACGAAGTCGTGGAAGCGCCGGTGACGCCTGGGCGGGTGCGGGCCGGGAAAGGGAAATCGGATCCGTTCGATGCCCGCCAGATCGCGGCTGCCGCACTCCCGCTGCAGGAGATAGAGTTGCGTCGTCCTCGGGCCGGGCACGGGTATCGTCTGGCATTGCGTGTGCTATTGACCGCGAGAGATGATCTCACGCACGAGCACACGCAGAAGATGAATGCGCTCACGGCATTGCTGCGAGTGCATGATCTCGGCATCGATGCCCGCCGCCCACTCACACGTACCCAGGTCGCACAGATCGCGAAGTGGCGATGTCGCTCGGAAGAGATCGCGCTGCAGATCGCGCGTGCAGAAGCTGTTCGGCTTGCGAAACGATTGAGCGAGCTCGCGTTGGAGATCCGTTCAAACCAAGACCAGATCCATACCCTGCTCCAGGCCACACCAGCGAGCGAGTTGCTCGAGATCACAGGAATCGGTCCCATCGGGGCGGCCGTGATCTACACGGCCTGGTCGCATCAGGGGCGGGTTCGTTCGGAAGCATCGTTCGCGGCACTGGCGGGGGTGTCCCCGGTTCCCGCGTCGTCGGGGAACACCGTCCGGCACCGATTGAACCGCGGCGGGGATCGGAGAGTGAACCGGGCACTACATCTCGCCGCGGTCACCAGAGCGCGTTGCGACGAAGAAACCAAAGCATATATTGCGAAACGGACCGCGCAAGGACGCACCCCGAAAGAGATTCGCCGCTGCCTGAAACGCTACCTCGCACGCCGCGTCTACAAGATCCTCAACGCAGCAACAACACCCCCGACCCCGAATTGA
- a CDS encoding CHAP domain-containing protein, giving the protein MSLVASVTFAFGAAPAVADAPIEDFSVASVQPVTTASQTLDTGDALAGAPIDSVLSIDDVAHVAHGYDVDAAIALAESEVGTSRPTGWSQPGECIMSAQRWIRAGGGNWGGGGDPVSNYDGATRVTLAAAEPGDVIQYEYVASPTSWVTGVHTVLITEVHDDGTFTIIESNNPGGSGLVGKNESWTPAPPAGFQAAVWRF; this is encoded by the coding sequence GTGAGCCTGGTCGCATCGGTCACCTTCGCCTTCGGCGCAGCCCCGGCCGTCGCAGATGCCCCGATCGAGGACTTCTCGGTGGCCTCGGTGCAGCCGGTCACGACGGCGTCGCAGACCCTCGACACCGGCGACGCGCTGGCCGGAGCCCCCATCGATTCGGTGCTCAGCATCGACGACGTCGCCCACGTGGCCCACGGCTACGATGTCGACGCGGCGATCGCGCTGGCCGAGAGCGAGGTCGGCACGAGCCGCCCCACGGGCTGGAGCCAGCCGGGCGAATGCATCATGTCGGCGCAGCGCTGGATCCGCGCGGGCGGCGGCAACTGGGGCGGCGGCGGCGACCCCGTCTCCAACTACGACGGCGCCACGCGGGTGACGCTCGCCGCGGCCGAGCCCGGCGACGTCATCCAATACGAGTACGTCGCGTCGCCCACCTCGTGGGTCACCGGCGTGCACACCGTGCTCATCACCGAGGTGCACGACGACGGCACCTTCACCATCATCGAGTCGAACAACCCGGGCGGCTCCGGTCTCGTCGGCAAGAACGAGAGCTGGACGCCAGCGCCCCCGGCGGGCTTCCAGGCCGCCGTCTGGCGTTTCTGA
- a CDS encoding glutamate decarboxylase: protein MSEMYRDAAARSDAAVLTINPVFARPGEATALPRFELPEAMMASDTAYQIVHDEAMLDGNSRLNLATFVSTWMDDNAQRLYAEAADKNMIDKDEYPATAAIEDRCWRMLADLWHVRDPDNTIGTSTIGSSEACMLGGLALKRLWQERRRAAGQSTETPNLVLSAGVQVVWEKFCNYWDVEARYVPVTEDHLVLDGHELEQYVDEHTIGVVAILGQTYTGLYEPVQQIAAKLDEIQEATGVDVKIHVDGASGAMVAPFCQPDLTWDFAVDRVNSISTSGHKYGLVYPGVGWVVWRDRAACPESLIFHVSYLGGDMPTLALNFSRPGAQVLLQYYQFLRLGREGYRAVQQASIDVATYLSSAIAELPPFELVSTGDTIPVFAWKLVPGERNWDLYDLADRLRMRGWLVPAYPMPDALSDLVVQRIVVRMGLSRDLAELLLTAIREEVDFLERLSAPIPRDAPRTNFTH, encoded by the coding sequence ATGTCCGAGATGTACCGAGACGCCGCAGCGCGATCCGACGCGGCCGTGCTCACGATCAATCCGGTATTCGCCCGTCCCGGCGAAGCCACCGCACTGCCCCGGTTCGAGCTCCCCGAGGCCATGATGGCGAGCGACACGGCCTATCAGATCGTGCACGACGAGGCGATGCTCGACGGCAACTCGAGGCTGAACCTCGCGACGTTCGTGTCGACGTGGATGGACGACAACGCGCAGCGCCTCTACGCCGAGGCCGCCGACAAGAACATGATCGACAAGGACGAGTACCCGGCGACGGCCGCGATCGAGGATCGCTGCTGGCGCATGCTCGCCGACCTCTGGCACGTGCGGGATCCGGACAACACGATCGGCACCTCGACCATCGGATCCTCCGAGGCGTGCATGCTCGGCGGCCTCGCCCTCAAGCGTCTCTGGCAGGAGCGGCGCCGAGCGGCCGGACAGTCGACCGAGACGCCCAACCTGGTGCTGTCGGCCGGGGTGCAGGTCGTGTGGGAGAAGTTCTGCAACTACTGGGACGTCGAGGCGCGCTACGTCCCCGTCACCGAGGACCACCTGGTGCTCGACGGGCACGAGCTCGAGCAGTACGTCGACGAGCACACCATCGGCGTCGTCGCGATCCTCGGACAGACCTACACCGGCCTGTACGAGCCGGTGCAGCAGATCGCGGCGAAGCTCGACGAGATCCAGGAGGCCACGGGCGTCGACGTCAAGATCCACGTCGACGGCGCCTCGGGCGCCATGGTGGCCCCCTTCTGCCAGCCCGACCTCACCTGGGACTTCGCCGTCGACCGCGTCAACTCCATCAGCACTTCGGGGCACAAGTACGGGCTCGTCTACCCGGGCGTGGGCTGGGTGGTCTGGCGCGACCGCGCGGCCTGCCCGGAGAGCCTCATCTTCCACGTCAGCTACCTCGGCGGCGACATGCCGACCCTCGCCCTCAACTTCTCGCGACCCGGCGCGCAGGTGCTGCTGCAGTACTACCAGTTCCTGCGGCTGGGGCGCGAGGGCTACCGCGCCGTGCAGCAGGCGTCGATCGACGTCGCGACCTACCTCTCTTCGGCGATCGCCGAGCTGCCCCCGTTCGAGCTCGTCAGCACCGGCGACACCATCCCCGTGTTCGCGTGGAAGCTCGTGCCCGGCGAGCGGAACTGGGATCTCTACGACCTGGCGGATCGACTCCGCATGCGGGGCTGGCTCGTACCGGCCTACCCGATGCCGGACGCTCTGAGCGATCTCGTCGTGCAGCGCATCGTCGTGCGGATGGGACTGAGCCGCGATCTCGCAGAGCTGCTGCTGACCGCGATCCGCGAAGAGGTCGACTTCCTCGAGCGGCTCTCCGCCCCGATCCCGCGGGATGCGCCGCGCACCAATTTCACGCACTGA